A region from the Aquimarina sp. ERC-38 genome encodes:
- the ligA gene encoding NAD-dependent DNA ligase LigA — protein sequence MNIQEKIQSLREELRKHNYQYYILDQPTLSDYEFDLKLKELQDLERAHPEFFDENSPTQRVGGSITKNFETVVHEYRMYSLDNSYSLEDLLNWEKRIEKIVDGQITFTCELKYDGASISLLYENGKLMNAVTRGDGIQGDNVTANVKTIPSVPLQLQGDYPKRFYIRGEIVLPYEGFATLNKERIEAGEEPYANPRNTASGSLKLQDSAETAKRPLDCLLYNIKGERLSITTQFESLQKAKAWGFKVPDTAKLATSVEDIMKFVEYWDTHRYDLPYETDGVVIKVNNLYQQEELGFTAKAPRWAMAYKFKAEQATAILREITYQVGRTGAITPVANLTPVQLAGTTVKRASLHNADQIEKLDIREGDSVYVEKGGEIIPKIVGVDFTSRPADSQPTQYIHQCPECATLLIRKEGEAQHYCPNFEGCPPQIIGRIQHFISRKAMDIDGMGAETVTLLVKEGLIINYADLYQLQKEQLLPLERMAEKSVDNLIKGIEASKNIPFERVLFALGIRYVGETVAKKLANHFKNIHTLSIALPEEMEQVNEIGSRIAESVFEFFQNPENRKTVDRLQSYELQLAISEETLANRSDKLQGKTFVISGVFSQVSRNELKKILEDNGGKVASAISSKTSYLVAGENMGPSKLAKAEKLKVPMLNESEILEMIATV from the coding sequence ATGAACATTCAAGAAAAAATACAATCGCTCAGGGAAGAGTTGCGTAAGCATAATTATCAATATTATATTTTAGACCAACCTACCTTAAGTGACTACGAATTTGACCTTAAATTAAAAGAACTACAGGATTTAGAGCGTGCACACCCTGAATTTTTTGATGAAAATTCGCCTACACAAAGGGTAGGGGGCAGTATTACTAAAAACTTTGAAACCGTAGTACATGAATACCGAATGTACTCTTTGGATAATTCATATTCTCTTGAAGATTTGTTGAATTGGGAAAAGCGTATAGAAAAGATTGTTGATGGTCAGATTACCTTTACCTGCGAACTAAAGTACGATGGTGCTTCTATTAGCTTGTTGTATGAAAATGGGAAATTAATGAATGCCGTGACTCGTGGTGACGGGATACAGGGAGATAACGTAACGGCTAATGTAAAAACCATCCCCTCCGTACCATTACAATTACAAGGCGACTATCCTAAGCGTTTCTATATCAGGGGAGAAATTGTACTTCCGTATGAAGGTTTTGCTACATTAAATAAAGAACGGATAGAAGCCGGAGAAGAGCCGTATGCAAACCCACGTAATACGGCTTCCGGAAGTTTAAAGTTGCAAGATAGTGCAGAAACTGCCAAGAGGCCGTTGGATTGCCTGTTATATAACATTAAAGGAGAGCGATTGTCAATTACTACACAATTTGAAAGTCTTCAAAAAGCCAAGGCATGGGGTTTTAAAGTTCCGGATACGGCAAAATTGGCAACCTCTGTTGAAGATATTATGAAATTTGTTGAATATTGGGATACGCATCGCTATGATTTACCTTATGAAACGGATGGAGTAGTGATTAAAGTAAATAATTTGTATCAGCAGGAAGAACTTGGTTTTACCGCTAAAGCTCCCAGATGGGCGATGGCCTATAAATTTAAAGCCGAACAGGCAACTGCAATCCTACGAGAAATAACTTACCAGGTAGGTAGGACCGGAGCCATCACCCCAGTGGCAAATTTGACTCCGGTACAATTGGCAGGAACTACGGTAAAGAGAGCTTCTCTGCATAATGCAGATCAGATTGAAAAGTTAGATATACGTGAAGGGGATTCGGTTTATGTAGAAAAAGGAGGTGAAATTATTCCGAAAATTGTAGGAGTTGACTTTACATCCAGACCAGCGGATTCACAGCCAACTCAATATATCCACCAGTGCCCGGAATGTGCTACGCTACTTATCAGAAAAGAAGGTGAAGCGCAACATTATTGCCCTAATTTTGAAGGTTGTCCGCCACAGATCATTGGGCGTATACAACATTTCATATCCAGAAAAGCCATGGATATTGACGGAATGGGAGCAGAAACAGTAACTCTTTTAGTCAAGGAAGGTCTAATTATTAACTACGCTGATCTTTACCAATTACAAAAAGAACAATTATTGCCCCTGGAAAGAATGGCAGAAAAGAGTGTGGATAACCTAATAAAAGGTATTGAAGCTTCTAAAAATATTCCTTTTGAAAGAGTCTTGTTTGCATTAGGTATTCGTTATGTAGGAGAAACCGTAGCTAAAAAACTGGCAAATCATTTTAAAAATATACATACTTTATCAATAGCTCTACCAGAAGAAATGGAACAGGTAAACGAAATCGGAAGTCGTATTGCAGAAAGTGTGTTTGAATTTTTCCAAAACCCGGAAAATCGTAAGACCGTTGATCGATTACAGTCTTACGAACTACAGTTAGCCATATCCGAAGAGACTCTAGCCAATCGATCCGATAAATTACAGGGTAAAACTTTTGTGATTTCAGGAGTGTTCAGTCAGGTTTCCAGGAATGAATTAAAAAAGATACTGGAAGATAACGGAGGAAAAGTAGCCAGTGCGATTTCTTCTAAAACAAGTTATCTTGTTGCAGGGGAGAATATGGGACCAAGTAAATTAGCTAAAGCCGAAAAATTAAAAGTGCCTATGCTAAACGAAAGTGAAATTCTGGAAATGATCGCAACCGTTTAA
- a CDS encoding DUF6913 domain-containing protein, with the protein MILKGFKQNALKRSIESYITKRKKEAFHKKGIDSLGVLIDASAPVNVVLLLKLANELGVPSEKLTVLGYQEDQKEITESPDSSYYNDKAIGVNGSFKSNTVNNFINQPFDVLINFYGESKPALDIVASASKARFKVGFAAIDHRINDLVIGGAEGDNNLFINELKKYLKILEII; encoded by the coding sequence ATGATCTTAAAAGGTTTTAAACAAAACGCATTAAAGCGAAGTATAGAATCTTATATTACAAAACGTAAAAAAGAAGCTTTCCATAAAAAAGGTATTGATAGTCTGGGGGTTCTGATTGACGCTTCGGCACCTGTTAATGTAGTATTATTATTAAAATTGGCTAATGAATTGGGAGTGCCGTCAGAAAAGTTAACGGTACTGGGGTATCAGGAAGATCAAAAGGAAATTACAGAAAGTCCCGATTCTTCTTATTATAATGATAAAGCAATTGGTGTAAACGGGAGCTTTAAAAGTAATACAGTCAATAATTTTATAAATCAACCTTTTGATGTATTGATTAACTTTTACGGTGAATCCAAACCTGCTTTGGATATTGTAGCCTCAGCCAGTAAAGCCCGGTTTAAGGTAGGGTTTGCGGCAATTGATCATCGAATTAATGATTTGGTCATTGGGGGTGCGGAAGGAGATAATAATTTGTTTATAAACGAGTTAAAGAAGTACTTAAAAATTTTAGAAATAATTTAA
- the dapA gene encoding 4-hydroxy-tetrahydrodipicolinate synthase yields the protein MKGFLQGTGVALVTPFSSDLSIDYPALTNLIEYNIARNVDYLVVMGTTAESATLSKPEKKEVIAHIRKVNSNRVPMVLGIGGNNTEQVLQEIEETDLADFSAILSVVPMYNKPTQEGIYQHYKKIAEYAPLPILLYNVPSRTGTNMEADTTLRLSSLTNIIGIKEATSDIGQVLAILKDRPEDFLVISGDDMLALSLVAAGGDGVISVVGQGFPKQFSELISNGIEGDLANSYEQLFQLLPAINYAFEEGNPAGIKSILAAKDICKPYVRLPLVKASKKLETTIKEFVNRLPVQ from the coding sequence ATGAAAGGTTTTTTACAAGGTACGGGAGTTGCATTGGTGACCCCTTTTTCAAGCGATTTATCAATTGATTATCCTGCACTGACTAATTTGATAGAATATAACATTGCCAGAAATGTAGACTACCTGGTAGTAATGGGAACTACTGCCGAATCTGCTACCTTATCAAAACCTGAAAAGAAAGAGGTAATTGCTCACATTCGGAAGGTAAACAGTAATCGTGTTCCTATGGTACTGGGCATAGGAGGAAACAATACGGAACAAGTACTTCAGGAAATTGAAGAAACGGATTTAGCTGATTTTTCGGCGATTTTATCTGTAGTTCCTATGTATAATAAACCAACACAAGAAGGTATATATCAGCATTATAAAAAGATTGCAGAATATGCTCCCCTTCCTATTTTATTATATAACGTACCTTCACGTACAGGTACTAATATGGAAGCTGATACCACCTTACGATTATCTAGTTTAACTAATATTATAGGGATTAAAGAGGCTACATCAGATATAGGTCAGGTATTAGCCATACTTAAAGACCGTCCTGAAGACTTTTTGGTAATATCCGGCGATGATATGCTTGCTTTATCCTTAGTGGCAGCAGGGGGTGACGGAGTGATCAGTGTGGTAGGTCAAGGCTTTCCAAAACAATTCTCTGAACTGATAAGTAACGGGATCGAAGGAGATCTTGCTAATAGTTATGAGCAGTTATTTCAGTTATTACCAGCTATAAATTACGCCTTTGAAGAGGGAAATCCGGCAGGTATTAAAAGTATTCTGGCAGCTAAAGATATTTGTAAACCATACGTTCGTTTACCTTTAGTAAAAGCTTCAAAAAAATTGGAGACTACTATTAAAGAATTTGTAAACCGCCTTCCTGTACAATAA
- a CDS encoding ion channel yields MFKKVKDPGIGISSDERAKRFINPDGTFNIRHINRRTSFSRSYSYLIGISWLKFFGWVTLGYIVINLIFAVIYVLLGISAITKPTGSYVLDLLNAFFFSAQTITTVGYGAMAPKGLWFGIISSFEALIGLLSFSFVTGLLYGRFSRPKANVRFSSTIIIKEHKGQDSLMFRLMSRTTNVMIRPKIQVTLSLSKESNKKYINEFYNLDLQRSNITYLPTTWTVVHPINKNSPLCQFKRNEIPKLNGEILILVSYYDRSFNQEVHQAHSYVLNNIILDKSFIPAFYYGEEGYTILDHTKLSKLD; encoded by the coding sequence ATGTTTAAAAAGGTAAAAGATCCGGGGATTGGAATTTCTTCTGATGAAAGAGCTAAACGCTTTATCAATCCGGATGGTACTTTTAACATTAGGCATATCAACAGAAGAACTTCTTTTTCCCGAAGTTATTCCTACCTGATTGGAATTAGTTGGTTAAAATTCTTTGGCTGGGTGACCCTGGGCTATATCGTAATTAATTTAATTTTCGCAGTAATTTATGTATTGCTGGGAATATCGGCAATTACTAAGCCTACAGGTAGTTACGTTCTCGATCTTTTAAATGCTTTTTTCTTTTCAGCTCAAACCATCACCACCGTTGGTTATGGGGCCATGGCACCTAAAGGATTATGGTTTGGTATCATATCATCATTTGAAGCTTTAATCGGATTGTTAAGCTTTTCTTTTGTAACCGGACTTTTATACGGTAGGTTTTCCCGACCTAAGGCGAATGTCCGCTTTAGCAGCACTATTATTATTAAAGAGCATAAAGGGCAGGATAGTTTAATGTTTCGTTTAATGAGTAGAACTACAAACGTAATGATTCGACCAAAAATTCAGGTTACTTTGTCTTTGTCAAAAGAATCTAATAAAAAATATATTAACGAGTTTTATAATTTGGATTTACAGCGAAGTAATATCACATACTTACCCACAACCTGGACGGTAGTACATCCCATTAATAAAAACAGCCCATTATGTCAATTTAAAAGAAATGAAATTCCTAAGCTTAACGGAGAGATTTTAATTTTAGTTAGTTATTACGATCGTTCCTTTAATCAGGAGGTTCACCAGGCACATTCTTACGTTTTAAATAATATTATATTGGACAAGTCCTTTATTCCGGCTTTTTATTATGGAGAAGAAGGATACACCATTCTTGATCATACCAAGTTAAGTAAACTTGATTAA
- a CDS encoding outer membrane protein assembly factor BamD, with translation MKKLLIFVLLGSVFFSCSEYQKVLKNEDIAPKYKMAESLYKEGKYKKALRLFEQIVPQYRGKPQAERVMYYYADTYYQLRDYYLAGYQYERFVKSYPQSAKAEEAAFKSAKSYYENSPRFSLDQADTDKAIEKLQGFINKYPESDNLAIANELVLELRTKKEQKAFEVAKGYHHREDYKVAIKTFDNYLIDYPGSKFKEDVLYYRLESEYLLAIGSYESLVKDRLTTAQEFYKNYRKYYNEEGAYYDRAQDIKEDLEKRLEQLN, from the coding sequence ATGAAGAAATTATTAATTTTTGTTCTTTTAGGAAGCGTCTTTTTTAGCTGTAGCGAATACCAGAAAGTATTAAAGAATGAAGATATTGCGCCAAAGTATAAAATGGCGGAAAGTCTTTATAAAGAAGGTAAGTATAAAAAAGCCTTACGTTTATTTGAACAAATAGTGCCCCAATATCGAGGTAAACCTCAAGCGGAACGGGTGATGTATTATTATGCGGATACGTATTATCAATTACGTGACTATTACCTGGCGGGATATCAATACGAGCGTTTTGTAAAATCATATCCGCAAAGTGCTAAAGCAGAAGAAGCCGCTTTTAAATCGGCAAAGAGCTATTACGAGAATTCTCCAAGATTTTCCCTCGATCAGGCAGATACTGATAAAGCTATAGAAAAACTACAGGGGTTTATTAATAAATATCCTGAAAGTGATAATCTGGCAATTGCTAACGAGTTAGTTCTGGAACTAAGAACAAAAAAAGAACAAAAAGCTTTTGAGGTGGCCAAAGGATATCACCATCGTGAAGATTATAAAGTAGCAATCAAAACTTTTGACAACTATTTAATTGATTATCCCGGGTCTAAGTTTAAAGAAGATGTTTTATATTACCGCTTGGAATCGGAGTATCTTCTTGCTATTGGTAGTTATGAAAGCCTGGTAAAAGACAGGCTAACAACAGCTCAGGAATTTTATAAGAATTATAGAAAATATTACAATGAAGAAGGGGCTTATTATGACCGTGCCCAGGATATAAAAGAAGATTTAGAAAAACGATTAGAACAACTTAATTAA
- a CDS encoding DNA-directed RNA polymerase subunit omega, translated as MDLKKSSAPVNTITIDKNLIDQPTSNIYEAISIISKRANQINTDIKKELLEKLDEFATYNDSLEEVFENKEQIEVSKFYERLPKPHALAIQEWVDGKIYYRNTKADGSTESF; from the coding sequence ATGGATTTAAAGAAGAGTAGTGCCCCGGTAAACACCATTACCATTGATAAAAATTTAATTGATCAACCTACCAGTAATATTTACGAAGCGATTTCGATTATCTCTAAAAGAGCAAATCAGATCAATACGGATATTAAAAAGGAATTATTAGAAAAACTGGATGAGTTTGCTACCTACAATGATAGTCTGGAAGAGGTTTTTGAAAATAAGGAACAAATAGAAGTTTCTAAATTTTATGAAAGATTACCCAAACCTCATGCTCTTGCCATTCAAGAATGGGTAGATGGAAAAATTTATTACCGTAACACAAAAGCGGACGGAAGTACAGAATCATTCTAA
- the coaBC gene encoding bifunctional phosphopantothenoylcysteine decarboxylase/phosphopantothenate--cysteine ligase CoaBC, with protein MKPSFLNNKKVLLGVTAGIAAYKTAALVRLFIKAGAQVRVIMTPAAKDFVTPLTLSTLSKNPVESEFYNKNDENAVWNNHVELGLWADVFLIAPATANTLSKMVNGVSDNLLLATYLSAKCKVYFAPAMDLDMYKHPSTTISLTSLQEYGNRMIPATSGELASGLSGKGRMAEPEDIISFIEKDLSTGLPLHGKTILITAGPTYEAIDPVRFIGNHSSGKMGIAIAKNAADLGATVHLILGPSSETIEHPLISVTPIISAQEMFETVQNLYTKVDIAIAAAAVADYRPKEVAHQKIKKKTEEFVLELEKTVDILKWMGSQKEHQFLVGFALETQNELENAKKKLQNKNLDLIVLNSLNDKGAGFKKSTNKVTLVNHKLEVQAFSLKTKNEVAQDILSAIQKDLHD; from the coding sequence TTGAAACCTTCTTTTCTTAATAATAAGAAAGTACTTTTAGGAGTAACTGCAGGAATAGCCGCTTATAAAACAGCGGCTTTAGTGCGTTTATTTATAAAAGCAGGAGCTCAGGTTAGAGTCATTATGACTCCTGCGGCTAAAGATTTTGTAACTCCTTTAACCCTGTCTACCTTATCAAAAAACCCGGTAGAAAGCGAATTTTATAATAAGAATGACGAAAATGCTGTTTGGAATAACCATGTAGAACTAGGGCTTTGGGCGGATGTGTTTTTAATAGCCCCTGCTACTGCAAATACCCTGTCTAAAATGGTTAACGGGGTGAGTGATAACTTATTACTGGCTACCTATCTTTCAGCCAAATGCAAGGTGTATTTTGCTCCGGCTATGGATTTGGATATGTATAAACATCCCTCCACAACTATAAGTTTAACCTCATTACAGGAATATGGTAATCGTATGATACCAGCTACAAGCGGAGAATTGGCCAGTGGTTTATCTGGTAAAGGTCGTATGGCAGAGCCCGAAGATATTATTTCTTTTATCGAAAAAGATCTGAGTACAGGTTTGCCATTGCACGGTAAAACTATTCTAATTACCGCAGGTCCTACCTACGAAGCTATTGATCCTGTACGATTTATTGGGAATCATTCCAGTGGTAAAATGGGAATAGCCATAGCAAAAAATGCAGCTGACCTGGGGGCTACGGTTCATTTGATCCTAGGACCATCTTCTGAAACAATCGAACATCCTTTAATAAGTGTAACCCCGATAATAAGCGCTCAGGAAATGTTTGAAACCGTACAAAATCTATATACAAAAGTTGATATCGCTATTGCCGCTGCCGCAGTTGCTGATTACCGTCCTAAAGAGGTGGCTCACCAGAAGATAAAAAAGAAAACCGAAGAGTTCGTTTTAGAGTTAGAAAAAACAGTGGACATTTTAAAATGGATGGGTTCTCAAAAAGAACATCAATTTCTGGTAGGATTTGCATTAGAAACTCAGAATGAACTGGAGAATGCGAAGAAAAAATTACAAAACAAAAACCTGGACCTTATCGTTTTAAATTCTCTTAATGACAAGGGGGCGGGTTTTAAAAAGTCCACAAATAAAGTTACCTTAGTAAATCATAAATTAGAAGTTCAAGCGTTTTCTTTAAAAACAAAAAACGAAGTCGCTCAAGATATTTTATCTGCTATACAAAAGGATTTACATGACTAG
- a CDS encoding DUF4835 family protein yields MTRILVVILFSFSSVLLAQEFNATVVVNAQQTANPNLQVFKTLERSLTEFVNNTKWTDVDYRTEERIDCNFIINILDFNNDSFTGTLQVQAARPVFQSDYKTNLLNIVDNNLSFQYVEFQPLNYNPNSFENNLISVFAYYLYTILAVEADSFERKSGTDYYEQARIVINSVTDPNLSGWKRERNPNRFSFNDDILSGTYDGYREAMYTYHREGLDLMSTQLKEGKLAVIASLDNLMEMHSNRPNSYPMRVWFDAKVDEFSKIMSGGPPVNIADVKTKLSRIAPFYSDKWSSIESK; encoded by the coding sequence ATGACTAGAATATTAGTTGTTATATTGTTTTCTTTTTCTTCAGTGTTATTGGCACAGGAGTTCAATGCTACCGTTGTAGTCAATGCACAACAAACGGCTAACCCCAATTTGCAGGTATTTAAAACCCTTGAACGTTCCTTAACTGAGTTTGTAAACAATACAAAATGGACGGACGTTGACTACAGGACAGAAGAGCGTATTGATTGTAACTTTATTATCAATATCCTGGATTTTAATAATGATTCTTTTACTGGAACCCTACAGGTGCAGGCAGCAAGGCCGGTATTTCAGTCGGATTATAAAACTAATTTATTGAATATTGTTGATAACAACCTTAGTTTTCAATACGTAGAGTTTCAACCTTTGAACTATAATCCGAATAGTTTTGAAAACAACCTGATCTCCGTATTTGCGTATTACCTGTACACCATACTGGCAGTAGAAGCAGATAGTTTTGAACGTAAGTCAGGAACAGATTATTATGAACAGGCAAGAATTGTAATAAACAGTGTTACCGATCCGAATCTAAGCGGATGGAAGCGAGAAAGAAACCCTAACCGGTTTAGTTTTAACGACGATATACTTTCCGGTACGTACGATGGGTATCGAGAAGCTATGTATACCTATCATAGAGAAGGACTGGACCTTATGAGTACGCAGTTAAAAGAGGGAAAATTAGCCGTTATTGCCAGTCTTGATAATTTAATGGAAATGCATAGCAACCGCCCTAATTCTTATCCGATGCGGGTATGGTTTGATGCTAAAGTAGATGAATTTTCAAAGATTATGTCCGGAGGACCTCCAGTCAATATAGCGGATGTAAAAACCAAATTATCCCGTATAGCACCTTTTTATTCCGATAAATGGAGTTCCATAGAATCCAAGTAA
- the recN gene encoding DNA repair protein RecN has translation MIKSLTIRNYALIEQLEVSFDAGLTTITGETGAGKSLLLGALGLLLGKRADLNSIRDKDKKCAIEGVYNIKNYNLTSVFEKEDLDYEEETIIRREILPSGKSRAFINDTPVTLQSLQTIGSYLIDIHSQHQTMAVTTNTFQMQVLDALASNEKILTSYKRGLVILKNKEKEKLQLEANKSEFVKEYDYNSFLLKELDEAKLKENEQTELEEQIETLSNVEEIRERLTTSLAITSNEEVGVLDMLNTVKANLTKIESYSADFQELSTRLQSAYLELEDITENISEAVEKLDADPQQLEQLNDRLQFIHNLHLKHTTGTVSELLIIQKELQEKVSKTDSLDEEIGILEKEIIKIKGQLNQVAEKLHVRRSKALPKLTKELEKLLSGLGMPNARFKASITLNDSYGDSGKDTLEFLFSANKGGNFDELKKVASGGELSRIMIAIKAVLSNYQKLPTIIFDEIDTGVSGEVAQKMADMMMDMSKNLQVFSITHLPQIAANGQHQFKVYKEDINNVTVTQLRLLNQEDRIKEIAEMIGGKDISESALTHAKALLLAH, from the coding sequence TTGATTAAAAGCCTTACCATACGTAATTATGCATTGATTGAGCAATTAGAAGTTTCTTTTGATGCAGGTTTGACTACAATTACCGGAGAAACCGGTGCGGGAAAGTCTTTATTGCTAGGAGCTCTGGGTTTATTATTAGGAAAAAGAGCAGACCTTAATAGTATTCGGGATAAAGATAAAAAATGTGCTATTGAAGGAGTTTATAATATTAAAAATTATAATCTGACTTCTGTTTTTGAAAAGGAAGATTTGGATTATGAAGAAGAAACAATTATCCGAAGAGAAATATTGCCTTCTGGTAAATCCCGTGCTTTTATCAATGATACTCCGGTAACTCTACAATCTCTACAAACTATAGGTTCGTATTTAATTGATATTCATAGCCAGCATCAAACAATGGCGGTAACTACCAATACCTTTCAAATGCAGGTATTGGATGCTTTAGCTAGTAACGAAAAAATCCTTACTTCCTATAAAAGAGGATTGGTTATTTTAAAAAACAAAGAAAAAGAAAAACTTCAGCTGGAAGCTAATAAATCAGAATTTGTAAAAGAATACGATTATAATTCTTTTCTATTAAAAGAATTGGATGAAGCAAAGCTTAAAGAAAACGAACAAACCGAACTCGAAGAGCAAATTGAAACCTTAAGCAATGTTGAAGAAATCAGGGAACGTTTAACTACTTCGTTGGCAATCACTTCAAATGAAGAAGTAGGGGTGTTGGATATGCTAAACACGGTAAAAGCGAATTTAACCAAAATCGAAAGTTACAGCGCGGATTTCCAGGAATTATCTACAAGATTACAAAGTGCTTATTTGGAGTTAGAAGATATTACCGAAAATATCAGTGAAGCTGTTGAAAAACTGGATGCTGATCCGCAACAGTTAGAACAATTAAATGACCGCTTACAGTTTATACATAATTTACACCTTAAACATACTACGGGTACCGTTTCTGAATTACTGATTATTCAAAAAGAATTACAGGAAAAAGTAAGTAAAACGGACTCGCTGGATGAAGAGATCGGAATACTTGAAAAAGAAATTATAAAAATTAAGGGTCAATTAAACCAGGTGGCAGAAAAACTTCATGTACGAAGGTCTAAAGCCTTACCAAAATTAACCAAAGAATTAGAGAAGTTGCTTAGTGGTTTGGGAATGCCCAATGCCCGTTTTAAAGCTAGCATCACATTAAATGATAGCTACGGAGATTCAGGTAAAGACACGCTTGAGTTTCTCTTTTCTGCTAATAAAGGAGGTAATTTTGACGAACTGAAAAAGGTAGCTTCGGGTGGAGAGTTGTCTCGAATCATGATTGCTATTAAAGCCGTTTTATCTAACTATCAAAAGTTGCCCACCATAATTTTTGATGAGATAGATACCGGGGTTTCCGGTGAGGTGGCTCAAAAAATGGCAGATATGATGATGGATATGAGCAAAAATCTACAAGTTTTTAGTATTACGCATCTACCTCAAATCGCTGCTAATGGTCAACACCAGTTTAAAGTGTATAAAGAAGATATTAATAACGTAACAGTTACTCAACTTCGGTTGTTAAATCAAGAAGACCGGATTAAAGAAATCGCCGAGATGATCGGGGGTAAAGATATCTCAGAGTCCGCACTTACCCATGCTAAAGCACTTTTGCTAGCACATTAA
- a CDS encoding enoyl-ACP reductase FabI: MAYHLLKGKRGIIFGALDENSIAWKTAEKVYEEGGKFVLTNAPVALRMGTLQSLAEKTESKIIGADATSVEDLEKLVDAAVEELGGPLDFVLHSIGMSVNVRKGRHYTDQKYDWTAKGWDISALSFHKTMQVLYKKKAMREWGSIVALSYMAAQRVFPDYNDMADNKAYLESIARSFGYFFGRDHKVRVNTISQSPTPTTAGKGVKGFDSFIAYADKMSPLGNATADECAAYTITLFSDLTRKVTLQNLYHDGGFANVGVSDRVMDLFESEDV; the protein is encoded by the coding sequence ATGGCTTATCATTTACTAAAAGGAAAACGTGGAATTATTTTCGGAGCTTTAGATGAAAATTCTATTGCCTGGAAAACTGCGGAAAAGGTTTATGAAGAAGGAGGGAAGTTTGTATTGACAAATGCCCCTGTAGCACTTCGTATGGGTACGTTACAAAGCCTGGCAGAAAAAACCGAATCAAAAATTATTGGTGCCGATGCCACTTCTGTTGAAGATCTTGAAAAACTGGTAGATGCTGCGGTTGAAGAATTAGGAGGGCCTTTGGATTTTGTATTGCATTCTATAGGAATGTCGGTAAATGTTCGTAAAGGCCGTCATTATACGGATCAAAAATACGATTGGACTGCAAAAGGTTGGGATATTTCAGCCTTATCTTTCCATAAAACCATGCAGGTATTATACAAAAAGAAAGCCATGAGGGAATGGGGTAGTATTGTTGCCCTATCATATATGGCGGCACAACGTGTATTTCCGGATTATAATGACATGGCAGATAATAAAGCTTATCTGGAATCTATTGCCCGTAGTTTTGGTTATTTTTTCGGCAGGGATCATAAAGTAAGGGTGAATACCATTTCGCAATCACCCACACCTACTACAGCTGGAAAAGGAGTAAAAGGTTTTGATAGCTTTATTGCTTATGCAGATAAGATGTCCCCGCTAGGAAATGCAACGGCAGATGAATGTGCTGCTTATACCATAACGTTGTTTTCTGACTTAACCCGAAAGGTGACGCTACAGAACTTATACCACGACGGCGGCTTTGCAAATGTAGGAGTCAGTGACCGGGTTATGGATCTTTTTGAAAGTGAAGATGTATAA